In a single window of the Dryobates pubescens isolate bDryPub1 chromosome Z, bDryPub1.pri, whole genome shotgun sequence genome:
- the TRAPPC13 gene encoding trafficking protein particle complex subunit 13 isoform X2, with amino-acid sequence MDVNQPKQEHLLALKVMRLTKPTLFTNIPVTCEERDLPGNLFNQLMKDDPSTVKGAETLMLGEMLTLPQNFGNIFLGETFSSYISVHNDSNQVVKDILVKADLQTSSQRLNLSASSAAVAELKPDCCIDDVIHHEVKEIGTHILVCAVSYTTQTGEKMYFRKFFKFQVLKPLDVKTKFYNAESDLSSVTDEVFLEAQIQNITTSPMFMEKVSLEPSMMYNVAELNTVDTAGESESTFGARTYLQPMDTRQYLYCLKPKQEFAEKAGVIKGVTVIGKLDIVWKTNLGERGRLQTSQLQRMAPGYGDVRLSLETIPDTVNLEEPFHITCKITNCSERTMDLVLEMCNTNSIHWCGVSGRQLGKLHPSSSLHLALTLLSSVQGLQSVSGLRLTDTFLKRTYEYDDIAQVCVVSSKV; translated from the exons TGATGAGGTTAACTAAACCTACTTTATTCACTAATATTCCGGTGACTTGTGAAGAAAGAGATTTGCCAG GTAATCTGTTTAACCAGCTCATGAAAGATGATCCTTCCACTGTGAAGGGAGCAGAAACTTTGATGCTAGGAGAAATGCTGACATTGCCTCAAAATTTCGG AAATATATTTCTGGGAGAGACGTTTTCCAGTTACATTAGTGTACACAATGATAGTAATCAAGTTGTCAAAGACATACTTGTGAAG GCTGATCTACAGACAAGTTCTCAGCGCTTGAACCTTTCAGCTTCTagtgcagcagtggcagagcttAAGCCTGACTGTTGCATTGATGATGTGATTCATCATGAAGTAAAAGAGATAGGAACACATAT CTTAGTTTGTGCAGTAAGTTACACTACGCAGACAGGAGAGAAGATGTACttcagaaagttcttcaaatTTCAG gTTCTTAAACCACTAGATGTGAAAACCAAATTCTACAATGCTGAG AGTGACCTCAGTTCTGtg acagaTGAAGTGTTTTTGGAAGCTCAGATTCAGAATATCACTACCTCTCCAATGTTTATGGAGAAGGTTTCTTTAGAGCCATCTATGATGTACAACGTtgcagaactgaacacagttgACACAGCCGGGGAAAG tgagtCTACTTTTGGCGCAAGGACTTATTTGCAACCTATGGATACACGTCAGTACCTATATTGCCTAAAACCAAAGCAGGAATTTGCAGAGAAAGCTGGAGTAATAAAAGGTGTAACAGTGATTGGCAAATTAGACATTGTATGGAAAACTAACCTGGGTGAACGAGGAAGGCTGCAAACTAGCCAGCTCCAAAGAATG GCTCCTGGTTATGGCGATGTAAGGCTTTCTTTGGAGACAATACCAGACACTGTAAATTTGGAAGAACCTTTCCACATTACATGTAAAATAACAAATTGCAG TGAAAGGACTATGGATCTGGTTTTAGAAATGTGCAATACTAATTCCATCCACTGGTGTGGAGTTTCAGGAAGGCAACTTGGAAAGCTGCACCCAAGTTCATCCCTCCATCTTGCACTTACATTGCTGTCCTCAGTACAGGGATTGCAA AGTGTCTCTGGCTTAAGACTTACAGACACGTTTTTGAAGAGAACATACGAGTATGATGATATTGCACAAGTCTGTGTAGTTTCTTCAAAAGTCTAA
- the SHLD3 gene encoding shieldin complex subunit 3, producing MEVVLHYRPYQRDQIKLQKFAEAAVKEFPIRQLPRFTPWFPNDLSRLPLKPKKRPPVISCEEAEELKQLSTPSDCVTGSPDYDCTKNLLEFQSNVKYGQTLIQAQTVHRSINLESQGELPHNGNQKLKRSWSVSLPCPKLKEEILPLSQELQNSLERLKLHAFYRAKWTVEQSVCNNQNLEDVWIKLNRLIKQNELPSCNATIQRSVGQIWIFCDIIYCEYVRSILREKLCLIDKINLLVHKFGIILSL from the coding sequence ATGGAAGTGGTCTTGCATTATCGACCATATCAGAGAGATCAAATAAAACTGCAGAAATTTGCGGAAGCAGCAGTGAAAGAGTTCCCCATTCGTCAGTTACCAAGATTTACACCCTGGTTTCCAAATGATTTAAGCAGACTTCCCCTCAAACCAAAAAAGCGGCCACCTGTTATTTCTTGTGAGGAAGCAGAAGAATTGAAACAGCTTTCTACACCTTCAGACTGTGTTACAGGATCTCCTGATTATGACTGCACAAAAAATCTCCTTGAGTTTCAGTCTAATGTGAAATATGGACAGACTTTAATCCAAGCACAAACTGTTCACAGATCAATTAACTTGGAGAGTCAAGGAGAACTACCACATAATGGAAATCAAAAATTGAAAAGATCTTGGAGTGTCTCTCTGCCTTGCCCTAAACTTAAAGAAGAGATTCTCCCTTTATCTCAAGAACTTCAGAACAGTTTGGAAAGACTAAAACTGCATGCATTTTATAGAGCAAAGTGGACAGTTGAACAGTCTGTTTGTAACAATCAAAATTTGGAGGATGTCTGGATAAAATTGAATAGGCTCATCAAGCAGAATGAATTGCCATCTTGCAATGCTACCATCCAAAGATCTGTGGGACAGATATGGATTTTCTGTGATATAATATACTGTGAATATGTTAGAAGTATTCTTAGGGAAAAGCTGTGCCTTATTGATAAAATTAATTTGCTTGTACATAAATTTGGAATTATATTGAGTTTATAA
- the TRAPPC13 gene encoding trafficking protein particle complex subunit 13 isoform X1, which produces MDVNQPKQEHLLALKVMRLTKPTLFTNIPVTCEERDLPGNLFNQLMKDDPSTVKGAETLMLGEMLTLPQNFGNIFLGETFSSYISVHNDSNQVVKDILVKADLQTSSQRLNLSASSAAVAELKPDCCIDDVIHHEVKEIGTHILVCAVSYTTQTGEKMYFRKFFKFQVLKPLDVKTKFYNAESDLSSVTDEVFLEAQIQNITTSPMFMEKVSLEPSMMYNVAELNTVDTAGESESTFGARTYLQPMDTRQYLYCLKPKQEFAEKAGVIKGVTVIGKLDIVWKTNLGERGRLQTSQLQRMAPGYGDVRLSLETIPDTVNLEEPFHITCKITNCSSERTMDLVLEMCNTNSIHWCGVSGRQLGKLHPSSSLHLALTLLSSVQGLQSVSGLRLTDTFLKRTYEYDDIAQVCVVSSKV; this is translated from the exons TGATGAGGTTAACTAAACCTACTTTATTCACTAATATTCCGGTGACTTGTGAAGAAAGAGATTTGCCAG GTAATCTGTTTAACCAGCTCATGAAAGATGATCCTTCCACTGTGAAGGGAGCAGAAACTTTGATGCTAGGAGAAATGCTGACATTGCCTCAAAATTTCGG AAATATATTTCTGGGAGAGACGTTTTCCAGTTACATTAGTGTACACAATGATAGTAATCAAGTTGTCAAAGACATACTTGTGAAG GCTGATCTACAGACAAGTTCTCAGCGCTTGAACCTTTCAGCTTCTagtgcagcagtggcagagcttAAGCCTGACTGTTGCATTGATGATGTGATTCATCATGAAGTAAAAGAGATAGGAACACATAT CTTAGTTTGTGCAGTAAGTTACACTACGCAGACAGGAGAGAAGATGTACttcagaaagttcttcaaatTTCAG gTTCTTAAACCACTAGATGTGAAAACCAAATTCTACAATGCTGAG AGTGACCTCAGTTCTGtg acagaTGAAGTGTTTTTGGAAGCTCAGATTCAGAATATCACTACCTCTCCAATGTTTATGGAGAAGGTTTCTTTAGAGCCATCTATGATGTACAACGTtgcagaactgaacacagttgACACAGCCGGGGAAAG tgagtCTACTTTTGGCGCAAGGACTTATTTGCAACCTATGGATACACGTCAGTACCTATATTGCCTAAAACCAAAGCAGGAATTTGCAGAGAAAGCTGGAGTAATAAAAGGTGTAACAGTGATTGGCAAATTAGACATTGTATGGAAAACTAACCTGGGTGAACGAGGAAGGCTGCAAACTAGCCAGCTCCAAAGAATG GCTCCTGGTTATGGCGATGTAAGGCTTTCTTTGGAGACAATACCAGACACTGTAAATTTGGAAGAACCTTTCCACATTACATGTAAAATAACAAATTGCAG CAGTGAAAGGACTATGGATCTGGTTTTAGAAATGTGCAATACTAATTCCATCCACTGGTGTGGAGTTTCAGGAAGGCAACTTGGAAAGCTGCACCCAAGTTCATCCCTCCATCTTGCACTTACATTGCTGTCCTCAGTACAGGGATTGCAA AGTGTCTCTGGCTTAAGACTTACAGACACGTTTTTGAAGAGAACATACGAGTATGATGATATTGCACAAGTCTGTGTAGTTTCTTCAAAAGTCTAA
- the TRAPPC13 gene encoding trafficking protein particle complex subunit 13 isoform X4, producing MDVNQPKQEHLLALKVMRLTKPTLFTNIPVTCEERDLPGNLFNQLMKDDPSTVKGAETLMLGEMLTLPQNFGNIFLGETFSSYISVHNDSNQVVKDILVKADLQTSSQRLNLSASSAAVAELKPDCCIDDVIHHEVKEIGTHILVCAVSYTTQTGEKMYFRKFFKFQVLKPLDVKTKFYNAETDEVFLEAQIQNITTSPMFMEKVSLEPSMMYNVAELNTVDTAGESESTFGARTYLQPMDTRQYLYCLKPKQEFAEKAGVIKGVTVIGKLDIVWKTNLGERGRLQTSQLQRMAPGYGDVRLSLETIPDTVNLEEPFHITCKITNCSERTMDLVLEMCNTNSIHWCGVSGRQLGKLHPSSSLHLALTLLSSVQGLQSVSGLRLTDTFLKRTYEYDDIAQVCVVSSKV from the exons TGATGAGGTTAACTAAACCTACTTTATTCACTAATATTCCGGTGACTTGTGAAGAAAGAGATTTGCCAG GTAATCTGTTTAACCAGCTCATGAAAGATGATCCTTCCACTGTGAAGGGAGCAGAAACTTTGATGCTAGGAGAAATGCTGACATTGCCTCAAAATTTCGG AAATATATTTCTGGGAGAGACGTTTTCCAGTTACATTAGTGTACACAATGATAGTAATCAAGTTGTCAAAGACATACTTGTGAAG GCTGATCTACAGACAAGTTCTCAGCGCTTGAACCTTTCAGCTTCTagtgcagcagtggcagagcttAAGCCTGACTGTTGCATTGATGATGTGATTCATCATGAAGTAAAAGAGATAGGAACACATAT CTTAGTTTGTGCAGTAAGTTACACTACGCAGACAGGAGAGAAGATGTACttcagaaagttcttcaaatTTCAG gTTCTTAAACCACTAGATGTGAAAACCAAATTCTACAATGCTGAG acagaTGAAGTGTTTTTGGAAGCTCAGATTCAGAATATCACTACCTCTCCAATGTTTATGGAGAAGGTTTCTTTAGAGCCATCTATGATGTACAACGTtgcagaactgaacacagttgACACAGCCGGGGAAAG tgagtCTACTTTTGGCGCAAGGACTTATTTGCAACCTATGGATACACGTCAGTACCTATATTGCCTAAAACCAAAGCAGGAATTTGCAGAGAAAGCTGGAGTAATAAAAGGTGTAACAGTGATTGGCAAATTAGACATTGTATGGAAAACTAACCTGGGTGAACGAGGAAGGCTGCAAACTAGCCAGCTCCAAAGAATG GCTCCTGGTTATGGCGATGTAAGGCTTTCTTTGGAGACAATACCAGACACTGTAAATTTGGAAGAACCTTTCCACATTACATGTAAAATAACAAATTGCAG TGAAAGGACTATGGATCTGGTTTTAGAAATGTGCAATACTAATTCCATCCACTGGTGTGGAGTTTCAGGAAGGCAACTTGGAAAGCTGCACCCAAGTTCATCCCTCCATCTTGCACTTACATTGCTGTCCTCAGTACAGGGATTGCAA AGTGTCTCTGGCTTAAGACTTACAGACACGTTTTTGAAGAGAACATACGAGTATGATGATATTGCACAAGTCTGTGTAGTTTCTTCAAAAGTCTAA
- the TRAPPC13 gene encoding trafficking protein particle complex subunit 13 isoform X3 — MDVNQPKQEHLLALKVMRLTKPTLFTNIPVTCEERDLPGNLFNQLMKDDPSTVKGAETLMLGEMLTLPQNFGNIFLGETFSSYISVHNDSNQVVKDILVKADLQTSSQRLNLSASSAAVAELKPDCCIDDVIHHEVKEIGTHILVCAVSYTTQTGEKMYFRKFFKFQVLKPLDVKTKFYNAETDEVFLEAQIQNITTSPMFMEKVSLEPSMMYNVAELNTVDTAGESESTFGARTYLQPMDTRQYLYCLKPKQEFAEKAGVIKGVTVIGKLDIVWKTNLGERGRLQTSQLQRMAPGYGDVRLSLETIPDTVNLEEPFHITCKITNCSSERTMDLVLEMCNTNSIHWCGVSGRQLGKLHPSSSLHLALTLLSSVQGLQSVSGLRLTDTFLKRTYEYDDIAQVCVVSSKV, encoded by the exons TGATGAGGTTAACTAAACCTACTTTATTCACTAATATTCCGGTGACTTGTGAAGAAAGAGATTTGCCAG GTAATCTGTTTAACCAGCTCATGAAAGATGATCCTTCCACTGTGAAGGGAGCAGAAACTTTGATGCTAGGAGAAATGCTGACATTGCCTCAAAATTTCGG AAATATATTTCTGGGAGAGACGTTTTCCAGTTACATTAGTGTACACAATGATAGTAATCAAGTTGTCAAAGACATACTTGTGAAG GCTGATCTACAGACAAGTTCTCAGCGCTTGAACCTTTCAGCTTCTagtgcagcagtggcagagcttAAGCCTGACTGTTGCATTGATGATGTGATTCATCATGAAGTAAAAGAGATAGGAACACATAT CTTAGTTTGTGCAGTAAGTTACACTACGCAGACAGGAGAGAAGATGTACttcagaaagttcttcaaatTTCAG gTTCTTAAACCACTAGATGTGAAAACCAAATTCTACAATGCTGAG acagaTGAAGTGTTTTTGGAAGCTCAGATTCAGAATATCACTACCTCTCCAATGTTTATGGAGAAGGTTTCTTTAGAGCCATCTATGATGTACAACGTtgcagaactgaacacagttgACACAGCCGGGGAAAG tgagtCTACTTTTGGCGCAAGGACTTATTTGCAACCTATGGATACACGTCAGTACCTATATTGCCTAAAACCAAAGCAGGAATTTGCAGAGAAAGCTGGAGTAATAAAAGGTGTAACAGTGATTGGCAAATTAGACATTGTATGGAAAACTAACCTGGGTGAACGAGGAAGGCTGCAAACTAGCCAGCTCCAAAGAATG GCTCCTGGTTATGGCGATGTAAGGCTTTCTTTGGAGACAATACCAGACACTGTAAATTTGGAAGAACCTTTCCACATTACATGTAAAATAACAAATTGCAG CAGTGAAAGGACTATGGATCTGGTTTTAGAAATGTGCAATACTAATTCCATCCACTGGTGTGGAGTTTCAGGAAGGCAACTTGGAAAGCTGCACCCAAGTTCATCCCTCCATCTTGCACTTACATTGCTGTCCTCAGTACAGGGATTGCAA AGTGTCTCTGGCTTAAGACTTACAGACACGTTTTTGAAGAGAACATACGAGTATGATGATATTGCACAAGTCTGTGTAGTTTCTTCAAAAGTCTAA